Below is a genomic region from Oreochromis niloticus isolate F11D_XX linkage group LG13, O_niloticus_UMD_NMBU, whole genome shotgun sequence.
CAGGTCAAAGTGTGTTTTGTCTGCATTCTCACACAGCAGGATGATGCGGCACAAACAGTCTGCCGCAAACACCCGTGTGACCCAGCGCGGCGCCACAGATGGCTTTGATTTGTCGTCTTCGCCCAGACCCGTGAACATTGTGTCATCGTCCATCTCGTCTTTTTTCTCCGAGTCTTCCTCGTCCTTTTCCACCTCAAACACGACAGCGCCCCCTACATCTGAAAGAGGACACGGGCACATTTGTGGTAAAAGATTTATAAAAGACGATTTTTgaatgtgctgttttgtagaCTTACCTGTAGTTGCTGCAAGAACATCCTTGCAGAGTTTTAGCCAATGGGAAAGTTTTTCTACAGCCAAAGATGAGAGCATGTGGCCAAGTGTGTCATGGATGTCTGAGCACAGCTTCCTGTCCGTCTCCCGATCCAGCATGCCAAACAAAACGCCCTCCAGACCCGTCTCTGTGATGTTTAGATCTGAACCAGAGCAAGTTAAGGCATTAGGATCCACATTGCATTAAGGTGTATTATTCAAACAGAATGCTCGAATCAGATTTTAAACGTGTACTGACTGATTGCAGTGCTGTCTTTGCTTTCTCCTGCTCTCTTTGCCAGGCTCATGGCGTACTCACAgacctctgcagcttctctctgagCAAGCTGTCTCAGGCAGGCCACTGCAGCACGACGCAGCAACAGATGAGAACTGCACAGGTGCACCTATTGGAACCCCAGTGCACAGCAGGAAATCAACATTTAGACTGACACAAACTCTAACTATCACATACGTTCTCTGAAagtatttatgtcttacacagagACACGGCACCAAGCTGGACAGGTTAACGTGTCGTGGAGCAAACATATGCAGCTGCTGCAAACATGAGATAGCAGCTGCCTGCACAAGAGAGTCTGAGTGGTCCTGCATTATGGCACAACCAACCAGGCAGGACGAGCGGATGGTGGAAATAGTGGCTCCATTTCCTAGCAAGACCAGCACAAAGAAACACTGTATTTAAAGACATATATTTCAGTAGCCTGCAGAGGGTCAAAACCGGTTacactgccacctgctggctaAAAAAATACTATGGTTAATGATGTTTGTAATTTGGTTTGTGCCACAGTTACCCTGCAACTCTGGTCCCACAGTAGTGATAAGAGCTCCCAGGCAGCGGCCCAGACACTGGTGAACCTCTGTGTGAGACGGGGGCACAGTGAGGAGCAGGGTGAGCACCAGAGACAGTGTAGGCTCCACATAGCCTCTGTACATGGGACCACTCGAATCCACAATTAGAGCCAGAGAGTGCAGAGCCCAAGTCTGGtgaagacaaaaacacagattgaATTAATTTAGAGTGGTCCAGATCAGAATTTTAGAAAAAGACAGGGGTGCATCAAAATTAGGTTTAGACATAACAtttaacagaacagaaaaacaataaaaatgtacttctaatAAATAATTGACTGCACCTGGACTTCATGTGAAGAGCCATCCTGGGCTAGAGCCAACAAGATGCTGACACTGGTCTTTAAGTGCTGGCCAGAGCCAATTCCTCCAACATATCGATGCAGACAGCCGAGAGCCAGTGAATGGCCCGTCCTTGAAACTACATCACGAGCTGACTTCAGCCTGTAAACAGAGCAAAACAAAGACATGCATCACATGAGTAGAGACAGATACAAAGTATGAGAGATCAACTTCAAGACAGATGAACgacaatgaaacaaaaactataacttttccAAAAAGAGACATTCTGAAAATGTTATGAAAATTTGTATTTTGCGCAATCAGGTATATTGCTGGTTCAGGAAACAGTATAAAGGATACAATGACTCACTGTCCGTCCCACTAAATGTCAAGATGCAGTTTACATCCTTGTCTGTCCAGGCTCGTTCAAGATATGTAGTAATAGACTAATATTTTTTACGCCTAAAATCACTGTATtcttaaaaacatttattaatgtAAGGTAAATAAAGGTTATTCTGATCACAACATTGTGCACTGTAGacaatgttttaaatatttatgttaTTGCAAAAAACCTACACGTTTCTAACCTGGCACCTCAGAAGATCTTATACAATCAGACCAGTTTCAAGGGCAGCACCACAGATTCATGATTACAGTCGACTATCTGACTAAATCTGACACTCAAATCTCTCCTTCTGTCCAAAGTGTTTCTGCAGATCACTAGGTTGTCATGGTAATGTTAACCACAGACCATTTTAAATAGAAAATCTCATCAATTCATCATTTTTATCCTGTTAGACACTTGAATCGTTTTTTTATTGGTGTATGAATTCTTGAGTTATGGCCAAAAGTAAGCTCTTCAggcttgacctttgacctccaaaTGCTATCAAATTCATCTTCATGAATCAAACAAATCAATCAGTCAATGAAAGTGAACACTGGtgtaaaatatgaagaaattcTCTTAAGGCCTTCCTAAATATTCTGTGTGAACAACAAAGATGATTTGAAACCATAATGTCGGacgcaaaaagaaaacaagaaacagaAATTGGAGACATGATATGCTCACTTATCAAAGCTGGTCTGTGCCATTCTGGCAATGAAGGTTGCCTCTCCGACCACCTGAGCCATCCTCCCCAGGGCCTCTCCAGCTGCACAGCGCAGGATGGGATTAGGGTTGTCCAAAGCTCCCATCACCAGGGCCAGAGCTGATTTACGCACCTCCTCAGGCCCGAGAGTGCTCTTATTCTCAGCCAAACCCTACAGTTAAAGCGAAAGAGAAACATTATTTCTCAGTGTAGCTATTACCTAAATGACCTTCCCATTTAAGAGGATATAGAGCTTATTTTCTTACCTTGAGGGCAGAAAGGACTGCAGTAAAGATGTTGAGTTGGACGGCTTGCTGTCGGACTCCTTTAGCCTGCTTTATGCATTCTGCAAAGTGGTCTAACATCTGTAGCCTGAATCATACCCATGAGTTAAAACACAGTATATTAATATACCAAAAACAGCTCAGCAACAATGCAGcgaatataaatatattaggAAAATAAAGAGAGCAGCCGCAgggcaagaaaataaaaataatgttaacATGATGCAGAACCACATCAAATCATCACAATAAGAGAGAGTGCCTTGCCTGTGTTTGAAGGAGACATGAGGGAACACCACACCAAACAGAGCCACTGAAGCATCGATAACCGACACACCCAAAGGGAGAGGTCCTGGGATGGCCTCGCCTACGGGGACGCGCAGGTAGATCGAGGAGGGATCGTGCTCCAGAGCTCCGCTGCCAGACGCGCTGTTGGGCTGCAACTGTTTAGCAGCAACGACACAGAAACACCAAAAGGCCAaacttatatttaatatttaacgAGAGATAGTGTTGACTAATCAAAATCACATACATAAAGCATCTTCAAATAAGAGAGTTACTAGAACGGTCTTTTACCAACTAACCTGATCCTCTATGGACTTGTGGTCAGTCTCCTGTAGCCATGAGCCCATGAGCACGCTGTCGTCATAATGACACAGAGAGCGCAGCAAAGACGTGGTAGTGTTGGCCGAGTTGTCGGTCAAAGTAAACTCTGCCACCAGTTCTCTCAGGAGAGCATTGAAGCTGCCTGTACAAGAGGATTACCCATTTTAAAACACCTCTCCTCAACTTCTGTGAAAGCTAATGCACAAGTGACTGATTTACCTTCGTAAGTTTTCGGAGGCAAGAGAGCCAAGATGTCGTACAACCGGAGCCTCACCATAGCTGCACTTGCTTTCAGGTGGGCACCATGAACCTTAATGATGGCAGGGACactgagaaaaatcaaaatgttaCAATCATTAGACATGCAGtcgaaaaacacacaaaaaaataaaataaaaagtcataCATTTAAgagaaaattacacaaaaaaaagcaccacacTCACTGAGACATCATAGTCATGGCACATTCGATAGGAGTCATCAGCCTGCGGATTACGTCTTCTGTGAGAAGCTCGGGGCAGTGGGCCACGAAACTACGCATGGCtatgaaagaaaaggaacagtttTCGTCAACACTGTGTCTCGTAACATTTTAGGGCGTGCAGGCACACTGTGGAGGTGCAAGTCTTTACCACACAGTGCTCCAGCTCTGCCCTCCAGGGTGACCTGCCAGGTGAAGGAGTCTCCTCTGGCTTTTTCAGCTTCCAGCTCCTTCTGGGAGCGAGGAAACACGTTCCTCcaaagcagcagcattttggGGAGATGATAGCGCACAAGGGAGGGACCTGGGAACACAAATGAACACAATGTGGTGGTCACAAAGGTGGTGGGAGAAAGAGACGATTTCTGAAAAACTCCAAAATCAGGAAGTGTCTTTGAGGCTCACCCAAAGTCATCAGGGCCCCCAGCAGAAGCCATCCAGCCTGCGTGCGCTGCAGGGACAGACGGCTGTTCTGAGCAGCTGTTCGCAGAAGGTCTTCAGCTATACTCACCACCAACTACAAGGACAGCGAGGCTAGTCAATCAAGTCTGACATACATATGAAAGAACCACTAAGGCTAAATTCTGAGGGTACACACCTTGCCCTTGGTATGTGGGATACCCAGTGGACACTGGTGCACGCCTCCCAGCAGAGCAGCCATCGCAAAGCTGTAGCCGCTTACAGCCTCAGGCGAACTCTTCAGGTTGTTGATTCTCTCAGCACAGCGGTCCAGCAGGGGGGTGAGCTGATAGGGTAGCGCAACGGCGACGCAACGCAAGCACCATGCAGCTGCCAAACGTGCTGCCATGCTTGGGTGCAGCAGCACTGAGGTCACTGTTTCAAGGAGTCCTGAAGAAGTGGATGTGGAATAAGTTATTTAAGGAGTTCAGCCTTATTTTAAATTAGGATTTATGTCACACGAGCTTGTGTTACCAGAAACCCGAGAGTGACAAAAGTGAATATCCTGTTTTGCATTTGGTTTATCTTACCTACAGAAGGCTCCTGGATGAGTGGTGAAGCTGTGGCACTCAAACTCTGAACCAAACTGCCCAGCTCTTTTAAAGCACACACCATAACATGCTGGCTGGCAGAGACATCACCTGCCCCTGCTTTATTCTCCCCACTGATATCATTCACTACTGCCTCtgaaaacacaaatttcagGAAAAGAGAAGCAAGCAAAGCGATCTGTCAGTACAAACATTTTCTGAGTTATCACTTAAGTTCATATTTTGAATACACAATAATATTTAGTACACACTAATTTATAATGTGTGCATCATTGATGAAAAAGATTTATATCAAAGACAAGATGCTTTGAGTCCATAATAAGTATAAATCACTAATGTTATTTGTAAAATTTACACtaatcagccacaacattaaaacccaATATTGTGTAGGAAGTTGCAAGGTGGGGCCCCCTTAcatctgatttgtttttccGACTTTGTAATGTTTCTCAAACGATTCCTGAACAATATGCGGTGGCGGGTGCACTatgctgcagaaaaaaaagccaGCACCATCGGGGAATAGTGTTTCCATAAAGAGGTGTAAATTGTCTGCAGCTAGTTAGAATCAGATTAAAGCCATTTTACTGCAGAAAATCAAAGAATCAAATTGCTTAAATCCCTCTACTGTGTATCATGCTgatccccctctctctctggtaAACATCACACaagatgtaaaagaaaatgGGATTTCTTTCTGCTGTAGGTGCTTTCAAGAACAGACAGGACCACATGCAAAGTGTGGAGTATAGTGCCCCTGTGACCCTATTACCAGTTCATTACTTATACCACTTTTGGTAGCGACTAACTACCACAAACATTCCCCAAGTCCTGATATTTTCTAGATAATCTGATGCAGTTGCTTAGACATCCAAAAAGTCACATCTTTACAGCTTCCAACAACTTGACTTCCTGCTACAACTCGACAAGTAACACTGAGGTAAAATAATGATTTTTATTGTTGTCACCTACAGTGATTTTAATGTTGTGACTGACAGGTGCGTACCGTAGCTTCTATTAACACAACAGACCCCATCAGGCCATGCACTGTTGTCATATATTTAACTAACAACATTAAACTACAGAACCACTACATTAAAACACAGAAGAGCACACTTCAATGTACGCCAAGAGCTCTGAGGATTTGTCTCCCCCCCattcaaaaagaaataaataaaagcaagaaACTATGGTTataattgtgaaaaaaaaaaaaaaaaaatagctgatCATTTACTGGGAACTAAAATCCTCTGAGCTCTTGAAAGACAACAGTCAAGACAGATCatatgtagaaaaaaaagtcaataaaaCGACTTGAGGAAGAGAGTATATGAAGATGCTTCTTGAACTGTGGCATTTCATTCGGACTTCAGTGTAAATGTAAACACATACACTAGATGTCCTACTTCTATTATGGCTCCCTGTAACATTTTCCCACTTATGTTTAGCTTAGACATTTCTCAAAGTCCCATTTCAAGAAGTCTCACATATCCAGCTAGATGGAAAAAAATACAGCAGCAAGTACAGAGTGAACAACAAAGAACCCAGGAGAATCCAACATTTTTAGAAATTCTGTCTTCACACCAAGAAGTTCTGACAAAATGTACATTGGTTTAAAGGTTGCAAAGCAAATCAGAGTAAGAAACATCCTTTGTGAATGAGGTATGGGTGATTTTGAAAATGATTTTGTGATGATAAAAAgcgaaaaaaataaataaaaataatgcaaaacaCTGTGTCTTCTTCTCTTGGATGGCATCATCCTGTCATGTGTCTTTGCATTTAGTGGCACGTGCAGTTTTTCTGCTGGTGCATGCCAGATGCTAGATGCCAGAAAAGGTTATGTTAACTGCTCTTTAGGGTTTATAAGGCAATAACAAAATGTGAATTCACAGGCAAAAAAGCCATAAAGGCTATGCAATAATGCAAGCATGAGTACTTAATATACTGCGCAGGCAATGGATGATCTTACTGATATTATGATACTACTTGTGGTGAAAGGGGGATATAAAGAAAGAGGAAAGTAACCTCAAAGGCAGAAAGCAGAAGGGAAAgcagagaaataaaagaaaaagagaagccGTCTCTGCACACAACATAAGCACAAGCCATGCAACAGATTTCAAAACTGAATGAAGAACGAATTAAAAGGTGATAATAATGGATGAGTACTTACTCTGTAATGCTCTGAACCGTGATATTTCCCCCCCATCCTCCTTACCCACAGCCCTCATTTGCTTGCTGATGGCTTGGCAGATTTCTTTGCCGGCTGCGATTTGTGCTTTCTCTCCAAGCAAGCCCCCCAAGGTGGCGCGCAGCATGAAGGAGACGCAGCGGCGCGAGTACACAGCCTCAACGTGAGTCTGCGTGGCCCGAGGGTGAGACACTAGGTCCAACACGTGCGACAGGAATGTGCCAAAGTTGCGCTCAAGCCACTGACCGCCAAGTGTTGTCACAAACACAACGTATGCCTAAGAAGAAATTAACGAAGAACACGTATGAGGTGGATGAGCCAGATGGATCGggttaatatttttaatatgtttgAGAGTTCGCCTCACCTGTGTGACGCCCACCCGCACCTCCCTGCTGACAGAGCCTCCCCCCTTCAACATCTCTCCTCCGCTCTTCAGGAAGCCAGATCCACCGCGCAGAAAGCCTGTGGCCATGAGCTCCAGCACCTCCTCCAGGGTGGCTCGCTTTACATTCTGACGCATCACTGCGAGAAGAAtacgtttaaaaaaaagaatgagatAAAGAACAGAAGCAGTGAGCTACTCTAAAAACGACACAAATCCACTCTGTAACCTACCGGCTGCTTGTTTGGGCATCAGGGCCGTGGCCATAACCGTCCCCAGCAGTTTCGCCACGGCTACCCGAACGCCATAGTTAGACCCTTCCAAGGCCTTGAAACACAAAGTAGCGACGTTCTCCAGTTCTGTGGTCCACATGAATACAGCCTCATTTTGTAGCTCCAACAGGCACTGATCAggcaaggaggaaaaaaatgggaTGCTATCATCACTTTTCATATGATGTGTGTACTGGTAATATTGACTTCATGACATGAATTCAGAGGCTTATGTGCACATAATGTTGCAATACACACAGTAACTGGTACGCTTTCTAAACGGAAATTGAAACAGTGTATGCGGTCGACATACATGACACAGCAAAAGCATTTAAGTCAGTGGTTTCTTCCCTTTAAAAACAGTCTGCACTCATTCTGACACACAATTGCTGTGCTTGTGTCATAAAGGGAAACATAGATCGTACTGAAAACAGTGATCACAAGTAATCATGCGGTACCTTTACTTTTATGAGTGAAACTGAGAATGAAGCTTTGCATATTGCTGATGGCTCCTCAGATGGGCCTTAACAACTTAAGATCAAAAACCAAGTTTAACTGTTTTGGGAGAAGGAGTTTGAAGATTACTCTGTGTGTCTTCTACGTAGCTTTTAAATTTTATGTTTTGGAAGTCCCCAGCAGCCCACAGCGCAAGTTAGttgacacatttaaaaatctttactgtgtgtttttgtgagacAAACCTTTGCTACTGCACAGCGTACAGCCATGGACCTGTCTGTAAGCAGAGAGCGAGCATTCTTGTAGATGTCTCTGTGACACGAAGCTGCAGCTCCACCCAGTCCGCTGAGCACCTTCTGCAGACTCAGAAGGATCTCTCCTCTACCTTGTGACTACATCAATAAAATAGAAGAAAGTGACGTTACAAATCAATCCCTCCATTACTGTTCCTATATTGTAGTGTGCCTGCTCCTAGTTTTTTTACTCTCACGTGGCATACCTCTGCACTCTTTAATGCCTTTAAAAGATTATTGATGGTATCTGGAAAGGAGCTTCCCAGCATCCTCCCCATCTTCTCATAAAAAGCCCCAACACATGCCACTGCAGCACTGCAAGAAATGTGTAACAGTGCATTAGCACACCAATTCGGACAAAAATCTGTGTAAAAAATCATAATTatgtaaattaaaatatgcaaatacaTGGAATACTTCATGAAAATTAATAGTTATAAACGTCTATTTATTAGGCTCCTCCTTATGTTGATAAATGGTGAGACTGGCTTACATACATGAATTACCTTTAACCTCATCTACTGTAAAATGCTGAAGGGGAAGCACAGTGGCTTAGTATGTAAAAGGGAGGCCCTGGCACGTCTGTGTATTTCACCTACCCAGAAATGAGCAGGTATGAATGACTGATGGATAAAACCCTGCAGGGCACCACTGATGCAGCTTCATCCACTGTTAAATTCCATTAATGCCAGCAAGAAACACAGCATATCTAGTCTTGTACACTTAATCCCTCCTTTTAAACATGAAATGTCATTCTACAGATTACCGTCCAGCTTAACTGCTAATACCCTTGAAGATAGGCCTACTGCACGTGCCTGGAGCTCTAAAAGCAGTTCTGAACAGCTTACATTTGAATTGAAATATGTGAAAGCTCAAGCAGACTATTAATATGCAGTTCCTGTATTTCTAAAAATAGCCAATAAAAATACACACGGTAGTGATTAAATGGGAACTCACAGTTTTGTTGGCAAGTATGCAGGTGTGTCATCCTTGCTTTTGATGATGTCATTGCATTTATCAAGAGTCTGGAAAACAGTGAAGGTGTCACCAATGCTGTAGAGCGTAGCAAGGTTTTTGGCCAGGAGTTTTCTAGTCGGTGGTCCCGGAGCGCTGCTGATTAGTCCCGTCAGCTGTTCCACCagcttcttctgcttctctttTACATCCACCTGcattcaaaaaagaaagaaaaaaaaaaaacacaatcgAGTTACAAAATGCTTCCAATGATTCTGACTCAGAAAAGCTAAAAATCTGAATAGTCACCTTATTTGCTGCCACAAGCACTTTATCCAAAAACCGGAGCCATTCGAAGATGAAGACGGGCCTTTTTGCTTCGGTGATCTGGGCCAAAGCATCTTCATTGAGCAGGAGACTGTGAGCCAGCTCCATTGCGAGGAACCTTGAACACAGAGACGTGCGCCCTCCTCTCTGCAATGATTCACAAACACGTGACAAattagaggaaaaaaagcttaatatacTGTTGCAACATAAGGAGTCGGTACACCATGTTTTGCTCAAACAGCTTCAGTGTGACTTGACACTGAATCTGCAAGTCTTTTTGACTAAAGTGAAAGAATGAAGCACCACTTCTCTTAGAAATAATCTTATTTGGCATTTTGATGATAGCGGTAGGGAGCATTACTAGCACAAAATCTTCAATAGGTTTTCAGCTGGACTGAGTAATGGTATCAGTGTGGTAGACGTTATCTCTAACAGTGATGAATTTGCATACCGGAATGAGACAGAACAGCTGGTGAGGGGTTGCAAAGACAACAATTTGAACCTGGGCAAATCTAAAACTAAAGGCTGTTGACTTTAGAAGGGAAGAAGTCCAACATCTTCCTTTCATTGGCCAAGGTCTGTTGAAAGAGTGCTTCCTGGGTACCACTATATGCCAGTCTTTATCACAGAACTTAAACACCAGTCTCACTGTTAACAAAGCCCATCAGAGACTCTACTTCCTTTGGCAGAAGTAGAGATGTATGGAAAATATGGGTTCAGATTGGGAAGCTACAAaccattatcattattattattattattactactactactactactactactagtaCTATCTCCAACCTGACTTGGTAAGGTAGCACAACCAATCGGGACAAACAGCAGCCTGGAAAAAGTTAGAGCCTCCAACATCACTGGTTGTAGTCTGCCTTTCATAGCTTCCCACTATGCCACCCGAACCACCAGGAGAGGTAGAAGCATCATCACTGTCCCCTCCTACACATCATCTGTTTATTCATCTCCCACCAGGCAAAAGATACAGGGGTATTACTACAAGAACAGAGATAGTAGCTATCTCCAAGCTATTAGGCGCTTAAATATATACTGAACcttctattattttttgtttcaattTACCTACAGCAAGTTGTGATCATAGAATCTGAATGTATCCATctattcgcttccgcttatccttttcagggtcgtggggggcactggagcctatcccagctgtcatagggcaagaggtggggtacacctcgacaggtcgccagtctgtcacacagagagacaggcaaccattcgcactcacattcactcctgtATTCAcatctatgggcaatttagattaatcagttaacctatccccagaaactgcatgtctttggacgatgggggaagctggagtacccggagggaacccacgcaaacaggggagaacatgcaaactccacacattGAACTcgggaccttcttgctgtgcagcaacagtgctaaccaccgtgccaccgtgccgCCCAGAATCTGAATATATTATGCAGCAAAACTTACACGTATGTATCATGCATTTGCAATATTAACTTAACCTCTTGCACTGTGGACTGTTCCCTTCTGCAATCTGGACTCATTCACTAAAATCACTTTAAACATAGGTACACTGACACACTGCACTACTTTTATGGGTTGATGTGTTCAATACACGTGTACTTTGTATGTTGTGCTGTATTGTGTCATTTGATGTGTCTTGTTGTACATGCAGCTCTGTTGTTGAAATGGCTCCAATAAACTTGAGCTGTGGTGACTGTGAAGGCCACTCGGTCGCCACATAACAtgattaatatcattttcatgcTGATCTAAAAGTTCTATCAGCTCTTGCACCTCATTGTCACCATGGAAGGATCATTCCTAGCAGGAAAGGAATGCTGTATTATAGGATGAAGAGAAATCCTGGGAACATCTGTATTGATCTGCAGGTTGGACATTCCTGCTCAGGAGACAAACTCTGTACCCAACAGCATGACAGAGCCTCTCAGTTGTCTAATTTAAATGCCTCTTCTCTAACAATACGCCTGTTCAGTCAATAAACTATCCCATCCATCAGCTGGACAGGTTATAACAGCCCTATAGATGCTAAGGGTCATTTATCGCCATTGGAATGCCTTCGCTGTGTTCCGTACGTCAGTCATTTTAATGCCAGTGGCTGTAAAGTTATAATAGCCGCGCTCAAGTCTCGTATTGGaataacacaaaaaatattaacACTGCAGTGATGTGTTGACAGCTGTCATCCTTCAGCTGTTAATACGCGAGCTAGTTAGCAACATAAGCTAGCTGCTTCCTAAAAGGGGAAAGCTAAACTCCTCGAAACACTGACGACTAAATAGGACTTTGGCACTTCGTCGTCATTTTTTACAACCTTGAGTTGTTCAAAATATACCCCTCAGTGACAACAAACTCCCTGAAATAGGGGACAAATACAGCAAAACTGCTCATCCTACCTGTGCTTCGGTGACCCAGGATGAATGACGACGACTATGGGCGGTGTCGCTGTGAAGTTTGTCCGAcgttaaatcaaacaaataatttAACTTAAACCATATAGCTTGTAGAATTttgtgaaataaacaaaaatagacGTAAAATTAGTTGAGTCCATTTCACAGGACAAACACGTTCTTTTGAAATATATGCCAAATGCAGCGGAACTGTAGACTTTGTGTGTACCTTGCAGCTACTCGGAACGTTTTTGCAAAGGAACAGAACACcagagaagaaaatacaaacgCACAAACCGAAGATTtcttttagctgtttttctctgtttttcctctGACAAACTAAACTCTCTTTAGTTTGTACAGAATGTCAGATGAAGAGGAGGACTATATGTCTGATGCATTTCTTAGCCAACTGTAAGTGTTTTGGCTCTGGTGTTTACTGTAAAATGTTCATATTGACAACAATGTTCGGTCAGTGCTATGAAACTGTTGTTGAATGGAGTATATTCCGATATTGagctataaaaacaaagaagcaggGTGTCATTGCTCTCAGAATAGTTGTCGGCATTTTTTTTACACCCTTGTAACGTTTTTCTTTGTCCCTCCGACTGTCAGTCAAGATGTGAAACCGGGAGTCAGCATGGTGAGGCGGGTAAAAGAAGCAATGAAGAGGGAGGAGaagcaaaaggaaaagaataTAAAGAACCGTCAGAAGAGCTACAAGGAGCAGGAGAGCGAAAGCCGAGAAGCGGCTTTACAGAGCTCCATCAGCAATGAAAACAAAGGGTTTGCGCTTCTGCAGAAAATGGGCTACAAAGCTGGGCAAGGACTTGGGAAGCAGGGCAAGTTTGTTCTTCGCTAAATTGTGAATTTGCTTTGCATTTGTAGTGTGCACTGATGTTAATCTTTGTTACCCCTATAGGAGCAGGAAGAGTTGAT
It encodes:
- the heatr5b gene encoding HEAT repeat-containing protein 5B isoform X1; protein product: MELAHSLLLNEDALAQITEAKRPVFIFEWLRFLDKVLVAANKVDVKEKQKKLVEQLTGLISSAPGPPTRKLLAKNLATLYSIGDTFTVFQTLDKCNDIIKSKDDTPAYLPTKLAAVACVGAFYEKMGRMLGSSFPDTINNLLKALKSAESQGRGEILLSLQKVLSGLGGAAASCHRDIYKNARSLLTDRSMAVRCAVAKCLLELQNEAVFMWTTELENVATLCFKALEGSNYGVRVAVAKLLGTVMATALMPKQAAVMRQNVKRATLEEVLELMATGFLRGGSGFLKSGGEMLKGGGSVSREVRVGVTQAYVVFVTTLGGQWLERNFGTFLSHVLDLVSHPRATQTHVEAVYSRRCVSFMLRATLGGLLGEKAQIAAGKEICQAISKQMRAVGKEDGGEISRFRALQKAVVNDISGENKAGAGDVSASQHVMVCALKELGSLVQSLSATASPLIQEPSVGLLETVTSVLLHPSMAARLAAAWCLRCVAVALPYQLTPLLDRCAERINNLKSSPEAVSGYSFAMAALLGGVHQCPLGIPHTKGKLVVSIAEDLLRTAAQNSRLSLQRTQAGWLLLGALMTLGPSLVRYHLPKMLLLWRNVFPRSQKELEAEKARGDSFTWQVTLEGRAGALCAMRSFVAHCPELLTEDVIRRLMTPIECAMTMMSHVPAIIKVHGAHLKASAAMVRLRLYDILALLPPKTYEGSFNALLRELVAEFTLTDNSANTTTSLLRSLCHYDDSVLMGSWLQETDHKSIEDQLQPNSASGSGALEHDPSSIYLRVPVGEAIPGPLPLGVSVIDASVALFGVVFPHVSFKHRLQMLDHFAECIKQAKGVRQQAVQLNIFTAVLSALKGLAENKSTLGPEEVRKSALALVMGALDNPNPILRCAAGEALGRMAQVVGEATFIARMAQTSFDKLKSARDVVSRTGHSLALGCLHRYVGGIGSGQHLKTSVSILLALAQDGSSHEVQTWALHSLALIVDSSGPMYRGYVEPTLSLVLTLLLTVPPSHTEVHQCLGRCLGALITTVGPELQGNGATISTIRSSCLVGCAIMQDHSDSLVQAAAISCLQQLHMFAPRHVNLSSLVPCLCVHLCSSHLLLRRAAVACLRQLAQREAAEVCEYAMSLAKRAGESKDSTAINLNITETGLEGVLFGMLDRETDRKLCSDIHDTLGHMLSSLAVEKLSHWLKLCKDVLAATTDVGGAVVFEVEKDEEDSEKKDEMDDDTMFTGLGEDDKSKPSVAPRWVTRVFAADCLCRIILLCENADKTHFDLAAARSAQAKNVKGDLLVLHLSDLIRMAFMAATDHSNQLRMAGLQALEDIIKKFASVPEPEFPGHVILEQYQANVGAALRPAFSPDTPSDITAKACQVCSTWIGSGVVSDLNDLRRVHNLLVSSLDKVQAGKGSSSQLYSESATTMEKLAVLKAWAEVYVVAMKIKKEAESKPAKPVRSGDDDEDEEDLGTDVLPPDSLITLVQPELPSLSRLWLAMLRDYALLTLPAEFSSQLPPDGGAFYTPETIDTARLHYRSSWAPVLHAVALWLNSTGFGAGVGQEEVSSAPSKPPGLPQGGSSTIKTFEESVKDRMHLMLGVSIEFLCFPRPEEPIEHVMSCLRALCTLLEAPCAKTHIADDQLLAVELLNVLHRLLLTRDPPAVQLQVTAVVQETIRAAHDRLQRQKTAKGKEEDGEKDSQASLGEGGDTGELIPGKSLVFAAMELLVFILVRHLPQLNTRVKESPSHVPLRPQRLPEESARLVANAVSILAELPSLCSPAGSMTILPTVLFLITGVLKETAVKTPDNSVPVPVAAALQGIKTIITSPIARMESVQTQWTSLVRSSLASVLEYSQPDESRPDMDEVSMLTAITLFLLSASSELVGVTVLQKGCMDRFRNALNSSDPWVQARCYQLLLSVFQHSSRALSTPYIHALAPLMVEKLKAVERSRPGTAAELQAVQEGIRVLENLVGMGEEQNRVQLLALLVPTLVSYLLDENSISSAPQVSKGLHEFALQNLMRIGPLYPAAFKIVIGAAPELKTRLESAIRANQASSKAKAAARQAQPAVQAAPTIKLKTSFF